TCAACAACTTAAAGGATTGCTGCACCACCGATACATTTTATTGAAAGTTATATGTATACTAGAATACCtcatttaaaaattatcaaatacagGTAAGAATGAATTATTGAAAGCTTAAGAATGAAAACGACACAGGTAAGGAAAATAGACAAGTTGCATTAGCCTGTTATGATTAAACACAAATATGCACCCAGAAAAATTAATTCCTAAAACATTTAATTAGGGTTTTAATTTTAATTGTAACTTTTTTAGTATTGGATCAATGAGTCATCATGTCATGTGCAAAAACAACTCACAATTAGGTAGGCAAAATACTTCAGTCTATAAGAAGCTTCTTTCCCAAGATCAACCAAATCATCCTTGGGGCAGAGAAGGCTCCTGATAACCGCATGATATTTAAGTACACAAACTCATTACAACACAAGAACGGGAAACAAAGAAAAGGCCGAAGGCGATGTTCATTCAGATCACTGCTGTTAATGATTCGAGCTCCGAGGCTGCCTGAACGACCCACCAGCATAAAGCATTTGGTATACTGGCTTAATTCTCACGGTCAAAATTATGCTCAACAGAGTGCCCAAGCTACAGACACCAGCTAGAACCAGAAATGTGATCCTAAAGCAATTAGGCCCCAAGCAAGAATTGGTCAAAGCATCATGAAAACCTCGGTTCTGCTTTGCTGCTTCAACATCATACAAATACCCTGCAAGACCAGCTGAGAATAGGAGAGCCCCAAGCGGATTTCCTAACAACATGAAATTATATACCAATCCAAAGTGCTTCAACCCGAAGAGCTCAGATGCAGTTGGCACCATGACAGAGAATTGGACCCCATAGCAGAAACCAAGTAAAGCGGTTGAAGCATAAAGGGTGCCATTTAAGCCAGAAGCAAAGAGAAGGTACGTTATGATCATGATAACTTGAGTGCATGTCATCCAAATGGACCGAGGAAACATCTTTGACCTGCAAAAGATAAAATCTCATATAAATCTTTTCTCTTAGAGCAAGGGATGGAAAACCTTTCAATAAAACCTTGAAACTACTCAATACTTTGGCCATGTTTGATGATTGATCTTATTTGGCTGCAAAAATACCTTAAATGGGCCATAAAATGAAAAGGAAAATGGTTCCACCTGACAAAGTACTCAGAAACAGCACCCCCCGCAAGACGGCCAACAAAATTGCAAAAGCTGAAAAGACACAACAAGATAGTTGTATCGTCAACACCCGCTGCAATCCCAATTTGTGCTAGATTATTGAGCACAGTGACACCTGATCCAACCCCAAGAAAGTATACCAAAAATAGAAGCCAAAAGTCAGCCTTAATTACAGCTTCACGGAACTCAAAATCCTCTCCCCTCTTaggtcttctcttctttttcacaGCTCCCTCTCCCTCCGCTAAAAGCATATCTACATCAGAAACATCATCAGCCTCCTGAATGCTCACAGCATTCGTTGTTGATGAAGACTTAGCCAGCAATGGTTCTGATTGATCTAAATTTTCTTCATTTAGACGGTCTGATGAACCAGATGGGCCAATAGGaccaatttttttccttttatttggaTAAAGTGTCATCTTCAGCGGGATTGCAAGTGGAGCCAGGAGTAAGAGAACCATTACAGCAAACAAACTATAGGTTACAGCATCACTTGGTGAGGCAACATCATCCAAGACCGTACTAGCACAAATGTAGAGACCTAGCAATATGCTTGAAAGTTGGATAAACGAAAAATGACCATGTTCTGATGAGTCGTCCTCTAAAGATGGTGTACAAGGCCTGACAAAATACATCATTGCAAGGCATATACCAGGAATCCCTAGTGTAAGAAATAGCAACAGTTTTGTAGATGAATCACGGAGCACTCCAATATATATTTCAGTGTACACTGCAGCACTAAGCCCAACATAACCCTTGAGAATGCCAGCCACAGTGCCCCTGCTAAGAGGGAAGTTCCTCATGTTGGTAACAAGAACACCTGTGCCCAACCATGCACTGCTATTTGTAGCAATAGATAATGCAATCCATAACTGCCATAACATCAGAAACAGTAATACTTATTACACATACAAGTGGTCATAGAAGTTTAAAACCCAATAAACCAAGGTCTAAGATATGAGGCATGCTTCTGAATAATGTCACAAACAGTAGATCAGCATCTGTCACAAAGTCATCTAGCTAAATTTATTGCGAGAAATTACAAGTTTATTTACTAATCTTGAAGGAGAATCAAACTCAGAAGAGTTGTGATAAATTATTTAAGAATCATAAAGTAATGACTAAATAAGCATTGTAAGATGCTTGCATTATGTAAGATGTGCTGACACAAATTCATCTAGTGTCAAAGTAAATAATCTTCAAGTTTGATATTTCACAAttcaattttgaaatatatattttcctTAAAATTTACTGTTTGGAAATTTAGAGCATGTTTGCTATTTTTACTATATTACCAATGACTACCTTGTAAAGACTTTAGTAAAAGAAAGCATTTAATAGTGAAATGTCAATGTAATTCCTGAACATCATGCCCTCTTTAAACACCCCAGAATATCGTGCCACCCAACTATAGATAAATTTCACAAAACTTTAAAACAGTATCTTGCATAACCTATGCTAGTTTCTATTTAGTATTTACTTTCACAGGTTTCTCTCACCTAATTTCTCCACGTATCTCCTGTATTCTTCCTCTTAATTTCTCTGCTCTTTCATGTCATCTTAGTcgaacaggagataattcttagTTGCTATCAGATAACAAATCTCCCCTCATAAGAAATGCATCCAACCTGTCAACCCCCCCCCCACCCAACACacaaacaaaaatataaaataaaaacacTCCATGTCCTAGCCAAACCTTCTAGTTGCTTGCTCTACAGTAATTGCCCTCCCTTGCTATATTTTTCTATTATCTTGCTTCTTTGATCACCAAGTATAGCTTCTCCTATTTCTTACAAATGTCTTATTTCAGTTACAGACCACAAGGTTTATGCACTTAGTTGGGAAAAGAGAACCAAGGGACGTAGACCTTTTTAATCGGGATAATTCTTGCTTTTGCATCAGTTTTAACTTATTATCAGGAAGATTTGGAGAAGTGTTTCTATGTCTCTAGGAACACTATTTTCATTGTACCATACCGGAAGTCATCTTCATTGCTTGTTAAAAAAATTGCAGTGGAAGGACTATCAAGAAAAGATCACAGCACTCAACAATGTCCATGAAAGAACCACATAGCGTCAAAAGGCTATCAAAGATAAGATTATAGCACTCTTTGGAATGGCAATCTCATCATTAAAAACATTGTGGCTTCAATAAGGAGCTTTTTCAATATAAAATTGTTCTGTTGAAAGAGATCCAGAATTAAGGTTGATGCATAGCCCACAAATTAATCACATCAAGGTTTGCGGATTCGATATCGGAACCCGTACCGGCCAGCCGGCGGTATGAATCCGTATCGGATCGAACCGACACGAACCGACATAGGCAAAAGAAGCGAACCGGgaggaggaaaaaagagagaaatagaaaaagggggaagaaagaaaagaagggaggaaaagCCGTCGGAGAGGCCGTCGGACAGCCTCCGGCTGACCGCCGTGGCCGTTGGACGGCATACTCCACGCATGCTACGCTACGGATGTGAAACAGAGGCATAAAGTGAAACTGGCAAAtccattgccggcttcactgtttttgactttttaaaattaaaaaatgaagCCAACAATGGATTTGCCGGCTTCATTTAAGTGAAGCCAGCAAAATGATTGCTGGCTTCACTATTCATCgctgtttttaaaaaaaaagtgatgAAGGAACAGGGGTTGTCGCCCCTATTCCACAGACGTAGCTCCATCAGCACGGTTTCCACCGCCTGGTGGCCACAGCGACCATCCGACAAACTCCGGCAGCCCCTCCGCCGGCTGCACCTCCCTCCAGTAGtcactccccctctttttctttctctcttgttTAAAAGCCCTATTGGGCGACAATCGAGCCGCGGAGGCTTCCGTGACCTTCCGACAGCTGCAGCGGACCACCGTCGGCCTCCAACGACAtctgctctctcttcttctcctctctctctttctctctttcgctCTCCCTCCTCTGGTATACGCTTTCCCCGACCGAACCATCTCGATTTTCCACTCGATACGAGATATACGGACCAGTTCGAGCCGGTACGAAATTCCTTGAACCATATAATCAATAAGTATAGATTTTCCAAGAAATTTATGAGTCATAGTGAGATATTTGACCATTTCCTGAAAACAAGGGCTTTTATGTTGATATTGATCATTATACACAGCACCAAATCAGTCATGTAGATTTCACAAGACTATAATACTTGTTCCTGAGCCACTTTAAAAGAGCAACCTTCTGCTAAGAGAGATTCTTTTtaacaagaataataaaattacaaGTTAGGTTCTGTTGAAATCATTGGTTATGGAAAGCAAAATTTTTTACGATTTCCTGTGAAATTTATCTTATCAAACATGCACAGCATTACATCCATTCAAATGGTGGGTTCCCTGTAGCAAATGGCTCAATGAGTGGAAGTAGTATGAATTTAGTTACTTCCACATATGATTTTCAGAGAAAATTTTTGGTTTACACTTCACATATACAAGCATCACATTTCCCCTCTTCTAATGTAGTGGAATGATATGATCAAACTAGATgggataaaaaaaatcaagaagctaAAGCAGTTACTGGTGGAATGGTTTTCAGATGTGTTTAAGCAGTTTGTAGAGATGAAGACATCATCTGGCACTACAACACACCAAAGGGATGCTCAAATTATATTTATGTAAATCAGACCCTAATGGAAGAAGCACATGGCAGAGGACTTCTGCTGGTCttctgataaatacttaatttaagtatttttaaattaaaaaattatatttaatttatcttatttattaagaatttgatgtttctttctatgttttacaggaaaggtgatcgccgatacaaagagtccgattcatagatcaaaaagactcaagtttgaagaaaattggacttaaaataaaattaaaataaaagaaagacgcatccggtattatagaaaatgaagatactatgcaaggaatccaaaaaggatatagatgtcattatgaaggaacttttgtttctttttgaaatataaaaaagaaaaaaaaagaaaagggtatCACGTTTGAATTCTTTGGCTCCTGGGCGCGCGTGAATTTTTTTGGCTCCTGGGCGTGCGTGAATCCTTTGGCGCGTGAACACGCGGGAAGCTGGCGCGTGGGCGTGGACGCGGGACGCGGTTTGGATGCGGGGTGCGGACGCAGGACGCGGCGTGGACGTGGGACGAGCGctgacgcgggtgtgggcgcactgcagacaagttcaaaataaggaaaaaaataatatttagaaatattttgaaagatttgtattttttttagtcccacatcggaaaatcatgtaaaactcctccctcctaacacctataaaaagacttttgtactctcattggagggggagcccagaaattcttctagagccttgcatagaggaatagaaagggactacttcatgagcagctaggctagcagtctcgggagtggagaagaaattttgtaacgacacagagatggtttattgttctaaacttttctgtatttctttatatgcaataaagattatgctttttatttaaattgtcatgagttctttatttgctccctatcatatgcttttatttatgctttcttgttagattaatattaggaacaacttttactttccggagacgcgtcgtgatctacggatacggggcgtgccgaggaaagaagagttggttacctagtactttccggagacgcgccgtgatctacgggtacggagcgtgccgaggaaagacaggtatttttcctaagattaatcacatctatttagttaaaaaagagatacaactctgctagtgcaaattaattcaaaactcccgagctctttttattttttaattacctcaattttacgataatttattttctaaatcaaaaacaacgcttctttcttttatcttgcaatctcaacttagcccaaggtccctgaggatacgatctcgactcatcctacctacgtagtgagtagagttatttttggttctatcaacgactacgcatcaaattttggcaccgttgccggggatcttgacacggttaaattaaaaaatttaaaaaaaaaaaattttaaaaaaaaaaattgaaaaaaaaaatttttttcttaaattttttttaaaaaaaaaaaaaaaaatacttttcagtttttatttctcattttaaatttttttttttcagtgctttctagctaaataatcttatttgcataattacagaattaccttgcataactaatttactatttagaattttgctgcttagaataatttgctacttttcatagcccagtaatttattgctttttagacttaatcacttaaatttattttcttgcaaaactaaaaaaaaataaaaaaaaatatataaaaagataaaattatataaaaaaaaaaaaaaaccactgacatttcataacacttaactaaaatagcgtaacctcaaatataaaaatttctaacctgattggacaccttatttctttgcattgcatctccataattgatcttaagggcaataacccattaaccagataaggtggagatttgatcacccttccttggcccacaaatcactcccttgcatttgcataacctagaccttaatttaaaatcaactagacgtcagccctaggaatttcgagctcaataggataagaaagctctagagttgaaccgagtgcggattggttaattgctcgatgtctaaggcaagtggttaaagaaagtggttttcaattggttccgttgactgacctggccaacttagttggtgtctaaggaaagcaacgagcagggaacctcccacatcttacgcttacctggccgagtcagttagtcagtcttgagcttggagtgctcaaaagcaatcttgaaagttaggagctgtctagatctaagttaaccttaggatagagagtctatgattgtttaagttgattgcaattaacatctaaacatcaattaatttctcttttttcatagatttaaggttcttaggttcttctctttagattttcttcattcttttctcactttattataaaaatatatattaaaaaaaaaaaaaaaaaaatttgtgtgtgctctacagtataattgtaaggtgtatgcttggccgtagatcgttacgaccagaaatccaaccttttgatccagaaatagaaagaacctttagagcctacagacataaaaagatggaccgaaatcaggagaatgatccacccaagcaattgaaggagtactttactccttccacatatacctactctccttgtattcaagtccccccagtggaggccactcaatatgaaattaagtccagtataatccaaatgttaccttcattttatggacttagtaatgaagacccttataaacatcttgaagaatttcttgagatatgctcaactgtcaaaattcacaacttctccgatgatgctcttaggttgaaattattccctttttcacttaaggacaaagccaaatactggctacatactttggattccatgactatatcaacctgggaccagctgcaaggagagtttctcaagaaatattttcccataggaaaaactaatcaaataaggaaagccataactagtttttcccaattagatggagaaatgtttcatgaaatatgggagagattaaaagaccttattagaaaatgcccccaccatgctgtacccaagtggcagttaatccaatgtttttatgatgggctctttgaaagacatcgacaaatggtcgatgcatcatgcggtgggacattcatgctgaaaagtgaggatgaggcatggcaactgtttgaaattctaagtgaaaattcattacatcatatgtctgcctctattagagataaacccatgttaaacccaaaaagaggtggaatatatgaagtaggaaatgccatagatatccatcaaaaggtagatgaactgtcccaaaaattagatcgtcttctaaacactggacaatccccgattccacctaatccaatccaagaagtttgtgcattgtgtgcaagtccaaaccattttgttagtgaatgcccagccgcacctcaatttcctgagtttgtgcatgagcaggttcagcaagctcaagtccaacaagctcgcagaccaggaaacgatccatattcgaacacttataaccccggctggagaaaccatccaaatttttcctggagaccacaaccagtggttggtcctgccacacctcgacctcaatatcaagacccaacatataggcatggaccataccatcaattccaaaatgttcctcaaccgtctactactggtcacagctcagcttttgaggaaaaagtcctgaaagcactagaaagattagaagtcaacactcagatccttaactcccacacacaatccattgctaagctagagaaccaaataggtcaactagcgactgcattcagtaggagggaagaagaaaaattacctagccaacccgagagcaacccaagagggcaatttgtgattgagagttataataccccataagctttttctgaacatgccaaatcaatcatgactctgagaagtgggaaggtcattgaacacactagtaaaaccaatgagactgaccctaaacctctaaccgaatccaaatcacccaagaataaggaagacctgaaaatagagaaggaaccaactgcaccggaatcatcttacttgcctaaagccccatttccggatgccctgaaagcccctattcctgcagataagaagggaggaaaactcgatgagatgttggaattgtttaagcaagtccaaattaatcttccccttctagacgcaatcaaacaggtccctgcttatgccaaatttttgaaggatttgtgcacccaaaaacgtaaatctagatcacaaatcccaaagaaagtacgtctcactgaacaggctagttctgtcgtccagcatgccactcctccaaagcttaaagacccaggagcccccatcatttcctgtgttataggagattatcacattgaaaaagctcttctagatttaggggcaagtgtgaatcttttacctagttcggtgtgtgaactttttggattcggagaactgaaacccacatcagtcacattacagttagccgacagatcaattaaagaaccacgtggaatgcttgaggatgtcttggtcaaggtagatgagttttactttccagttgattttctggttctcgatatggaattaagtggcaaccccagacaaattcccattatcttaggacgacctttcctagctacggcgaatgcatgcatcaattgtaggacaggagtcatggacgtatcgtttgggaataagaaactgagactgaatgtgtttggtgcttcccaaggaccatcaatggatagttgcttcaaagtagatacactagaagatattatagaagatgcaacacccacaattctagcacctgaacccttagatacttgcttggctcactttggagtgtatgactttaagggatatatgaaagaagttaacatattgttggatacaccacatgataaaaccactccgccatggacaatcaagtatgagccattacccatcttttgttggttttatcGCATATGacatctggctgaagacgtaaaacttagcgctttttgggaggcaacccaaatttcgtctattttgttttaactgatcatcatttttttaaagaataaaggaccactctgtatggaagagtctgttaataaacttgacgtctggctgaagacgtaaaacttagcgcttgtggggaggcaacccaacgatttcatattttttttactttatcgcagctgcaggaatttagaacaagaacctattaatcaatgaagctatcttcaacttccgaagcaaaattatcccaggtgcactctctctttttatttctttgctttcctactccattgaggacaatgtagattaagttgggggggaaaggaaattaatcaaatcctcgagtatggtcagaaataattagttttgtgtattcaaattttattttgattaagagtcaattaggcatcctaataaatgaatgattaacggtcaagataattttagagatattaaggaataaattattaagaaaacccaatgaatggtagggtttaaactagaccaaattttaggagtgattctacaaccctcttcttactgatctcaataaagaatctgcttcatgagaaattgggtaaagatcgaggtatgcaaaaaaaaaaaaaaaaaaaaaaaaaaaaaagaagaaaaacaacattggtctcctactgagtaaccgggtcctttcgcctaagtaagcgttgtggttcgcgtaaaaaggtaggcaatgttatatatatatatatatatatataaaaaaggggactaaattgcaagaagataaaaaaaaactctttccccattaagttagagaatttaaagagtaaagtggagagttggtgaaagaaaagctctgaaatttctttagttaatactcagccactaattgggtcaaattgataatccaatgaaatatctctttaatggtctgaccaagtatcatctaccttttgggatgcctaaactaatttttgattcaaaaccgaatcggtacacaatgctgatatatctattttactcgaggacgagcaaaattcaagttggggggtgtgataaatacttaatttaagtatttttaaattaaaaaattatatttaatttatcttatttattaagaatttgatgtttctttctatgttttacaggaaaggtgatcgccgatacaaagagtccgattcatagatcaaaaagactcaagtttgaagaaaattggacttaaaataaaattaaaataaaagaaagacgcatccggtattatagaaaatgaagatactatgcaaggaatccaaaaaggatatagatgtcattatgaaggaacttttgtttctttttggaatataaaaaagaaaaaaaagaaaagggtatCACGTTTGAATTCTTTGGCTCCTGGGCGCGCGTGAATTTTTTTGGCTCCTGGGCGTGCGTGAATCCTTTGGCGCGTGAACACGCGGGAAGCTGGCGCGTGGGCGTGGACGCGGGACGCGGTTTGGATGCGGGGTGCGGACGCAGGACGCGGCGTGGACGTGGGACGAGCGctgacgcgggtgtgggcgcactgcagacaagttcaaaataaggaaaaaaataatatttagaaatattttgaaagatttgtattttttttagtcccacatcggaaaatcatgtaaaactcctccctcctaacacctataaaaagacttttgtactctcattggagggggagcccagaaattcttctagagccttgcatagaggaatagaaagggactacttcatgagcagctaggctagcagtctcgggagtggagaaaaaattttgtaacgacacagagatggtttattgttctaaacttttctgtatttctttatatgcaataaagattatgctttttatttaaattgtcatgagttctttatttgctccctatcatatgcttttatttatgctttcttgttagattaatattaggaacaacttttactttccggagacgcgtcgtgatctacggatacggggcgtgccgaggaaagaagagttggttacctagtactttccggagacgcgccgtgatctacgggtacggagcgtgccgaggaaagacaggtatttttcctaagattaatcacatctatttagttaaaaaagagatacaactctgctagtgcaaattaattcaaaactcccgagctctttttattttttaattacctcaattttacgataatttattttctaaatcaaaaacaacgtttctttcttttatcttgcaatctcaacttagcccaaggtccctgaggatacgatctcgactcatcctacctacgtagtgagtagagttattttttgtgctatcaacgactacgcatcatctTCCAAGGATTTTCACAAAATTTCTCAACACCTCAGCTTTCACAGTAAGCAGATTGCCCTCCATAACATCAGAGTGCACTCTTTAAGAGGTATTTTCCAGTCCACCTCTTGATTAGTAATAGCCTAAAAACTTGGGTTGGCTTACTCATGTTCATGTTAAATCTAATAACCTGTCGCCTAAAGCATATAATTGCACCTCTTCAGAATATATAGACAGAGTGAAGGAGTACAGGATTGCATGTTATTCTTGTTGACATGACATTTGATGGGTCTACAATGATGAGGAATAACGAAAAAAGATGCGGATGCAAATGGCACACAATGAAGTTTCTTCTTCCTGAGTATTCTCTAGATCTACTGAAGCACAGTGCTTAAGAGGAGACCAAAAAAACTGTCAGTAAATCTATTAAACTAACTGATTCAGAATGTGTAATCGTGGAACAAGCCTACTTGCTTCAACAAAAGACAAAAAGATAGAGGCCAGGGTTTGGGGTGTGCCTAGAGCAAGAAAACCAATATTGAAAAAATAGTAATTCAAAATGctgagaatttaaaaaaaaaaaaacattattcAGACTAAATTTTGTTTCATTAGCTTTTTTGGGTTTCACAACAAAAACGTATCATGACTTTGATAGCTATGTATGTTTCATAACTTTGATAGCTATGTACCAAGCTGAAGATCATAAAATCGTGAAGTAATTGGTGGCAACTATCCTATAAGAGAAGACATAGATCATTCTTTGAGAGAAAAAGGGGGTGGGTACCAATCAATTCATTTTAGGAGAGTTATGAGAACCAAGTTAAGAGAAACATAAAGCGTTTTCACAGGATACAAAGCAATTTGGAGCTTACCAGGAGAATCCTAATACCATTATAGCCAGTATCAAGTTCATCAGCAAATGAAACCTCATGTTGAAAGATTCTTCTATTACATTGCCTCCACATAAGCCATTAAGGCACCATAATGATGAGATCCCACCCAATCCTTAAAAACTTCTTAACTCTCCTAAGCCTCCAGAAAGTCTAGTTGGATGAAAGAACCAGGCCAACCTTTGATACCCAATTTAACTTTTCATGTTTCAAGTAGGGCTGAGCACGGATCGAGTTTGGTCGggttgagaaaaaaatttcatccaaccgaacccaatcggattgaaaaaaaatcaatccactGTTGACTGTTTATCATGTCTCAACTGTTTGAAACCGAAGTGAATGGTTTGTAGCAAGTTCAGATGGGTTGTGTCGGTTAGGACTTCAATGTTGATCCAATATTAATTCTAAGTCCAATGTTGGCCcacttaaactttttttttttatcaatttaatgtaaaaaagacttaaatctttttttttgagagagaacaaAAAGGCCTAAActttataagttataaattttggGCTTATTTTTGAACCTAtacaaaataaaacagaaacagaAAAGATTTACTCATCTGAAAGCAACTACATCTGAAAATTTTCACTTTAAAATTGTCTCAAATTAATGTGCTTCCATCAATAATTTAACATAATATTcccataaatctaaatagatgatGGGAtgttttttagaat
Above is a genomic segment from Elaeis guineensis isolate ETL-2024a chromosome 1, EG11, whole genome shotgun sequence containing:
- the LOC105034781 gene encoding protein NUCLEAR FUSION DEFECTIVE 4 isoform X1, giving the protein MPPAVKAGSRPPWVGLAAAVWVQVAAGSAYNFPLYSHSLKSVLGYNQQQLTMLGVANDVGENFGMIPGVVCNRFPPWLVLLIGGACSFLGFGVLWLAVSQTVSGLPYWVLWIALSIATNSSAWLGTGVLVTNMRNFPLSRGTVAGILKGYVGLSAAVYTEIYIGVLRDSSTKLLLFLTLGIPGICLAMMYFVRPCTPSLEDDSSEHGHFSFIQLSSILLGLYICASTVLDDVASPSDAVTYSLFAVMVLLLLAPLAIPLKMTLYPNKRKKIGPIGPSGSSDRLNEENLDQSEPLLAKSSSTTNAVSIQEADDVSDVDMLLAEGEGAVKKKRRPKRGEDFEFREAVIKADFWLLFLVYFLGVGSGVTVLNNLAQIGIAAGVDDTTILLCLFSFCNFVGRLAGGAVSEYFVRWNHFPFHFMAHLRSKMFPRSIWMTCTQVIMIITYLLFASGLNGTLYASTALLGFCYGVQFSVMVPTASELFGLKHFGLVYNFMLLGNPLGALLFSAGLAGYLYDVEAAKQNRGFHDALTNSCLGPNCFRITFLVLAGVCSLGTLLSIILTVRIKPVYQMLYAGGSFRQPRSSNH
- the LOC105034781 gene encoding protein NUCLEAR FUSION DEFECTIVE 4 isoform X2, which produces MPPAVKAGSRPPWVGLAAAVWVQVAAGSAYNFPLYSHSLKSVLGYNQQQLTMLGVANDVGENFGMIPGVVCNRFPPWLVLLIGGACSFLGFGVLWLAVSQTVSGLPYWVLWIALSIATNSSAWLGTGVLVTNMRNFPLSRGTVAGILKGYVGLSAAVYTEIYIGVLRDSSTKLLLFLTLGIPGICLAMMYFVRPCTPSLEDDSSEHGHFSFIQLSSILLGLYICASTVLDDVASPSDAVTYSLFAVMVLLLLAPLAIPLKMTLYPNKRKKIGPIGPSGSSDRLNEENLDQSEPLLAKSSSTTNAVSIQEADDVSDVDMLLAEGEGAVKKKRRPKRGEDFEFREAVIKADFWLLFLVYFLGVGSGVTVLNNLAQIGIAAGVDDTTILLCLFSFCNFVGRLAGGAVSEYFVRSKMFPRSIWMTCTQVIMIITYLLFASGLNGTLYASTALLGFCYGVQFSVMVPTASELFGLKHFGLVYNFMLLGNPLGALLFSAGLAGYLYDVEAAKQNRGFHDALTNSCLGPNCFRITFLVLAGVCSLGTLLSIILTVRIKPVYQMLYAGGSFRQPRSSNH